In the genome of Leptospira dzoumogneensis, one region contains:
- a CDS encoding AraC family transcriptional regulator encodes MPPDSMGSHSYYNPGTWFQILWAITQFGTALGILMSLGQLVMENKSALNRLLALIFLILGLIQGSFLLLVSGLYIEFPRISLIQFPLIASVGPILFGIHSVSQDRDSEDISYLGLPKKHLILPGLVWIVYFLAVSLLPQEWILEKISAFLKETGWNEGEILLSSPILILIFYIFLILKGSSDLLRWEVLQEEWTARILAFMVISTFINLGFGAVYLSSKSPVFLLACSAMMGVSLCLAYLIGHKRPAFFQVLQEVSQATRQKYARSLLSGVNRHALRDSLTQLMEKEKLYRDEKLGLADLADELALSTHQVSELINQELGKNFSAFVNDYRIKEACELLQKEPERSILDIAFEVGFATKSSFHRAFQKHTGKTPSEFRGS; translated from the coding sequence ATGCCTCCAGACTCAATGGGAAGTCATAGTTACTACAATCCGGGGACTTGGTTCCAGATCCTTTGGGCAATCACCCAATTCGGAACTGCACTCGGAATTCTAATGTCTCTTGGGCAGCTTGTTATGGAGAATAAGTCAGCTCTAAACAGGCTTTTGGCCCTGATTTTCCTGATTTTGGGCTTAATACAAGGCAGTTTCCTACTATTAGTTTCCGGTCTATATATAGAATTTCCCAGGATTTCACTGATCCAATTCCCTCTAATCGCATCCGTAGGTCCCATCCTATTCGGAATTCATAGCGTGAGCCAGGATAGAGATTCGGAAGATATCTCCTATTTAGGACTTCCGAAAAAACATCTGATCCTGCCCGGTCTTGTATGGATCGTATATTTCCTGGCAGTGTCCCTTCTTCCCCAAGAATGGATCTTAGAAAAGATCTCCGCTTTCCTGAAAGAAACCGGCTGGAACGAGGGGGAGATCCTACTTTCTTCTCCTATCCTGATCCTGATCTTTTATATATTTCTGATCCTAAAAGGAAGTTCCGACCTGCTTCGGTGGGAGGTACTACAAGAAGAATGGACCGCCAGGATCTTGGCGTTCATGGTAATTTCTACATTCATAAATCTTGGATTCGGTGCGGTTTACTTGTCCAGCAAGTCGCCTGTTTTCCTTCTTGCATGCTCTGCAATGATGGGGGTAAGCCTTTGTCTCGCCTATCTGATCGGGCACAAACGACCTGCATTCTTCCAAGTTCTCCAAGAAGTAAGCCAGGCAACCAGACAAAAATATGCGCGCTCCCTGCTCTCCGGAGTGAATAGACATGCACTCAGAGACAGTTTGACCCAGCTCATGGAAAAAGAAAAATTATACAGGGACGAAAAGCTTGGGCTCGCAGATCTCGCAGACGAACTTGCGCTTTCCACTCACCAGGTTTCCGAGCTGATCAACCAGGAATTGGGAAAAAATTTCTCCGCATTTGTGAATGATTATAGGATCAAAGAAGCTTGCGAACTTCTACAAAAAGAACCGGAAAGATCCATCTTGGACATCGCATTCGAAGTTGGATTCGCGACAAAGTCATCATTTCATAGAGCATTCCAAAAACACACAGGCAAAACTCCTTCCGAATTCAGAGGAAGTTGA
- a CDS encoding discoidin domain-containing protein, translating to MFAKYSTLLLGALFFFHCGKKLPVSMITATSMDSGLPFEILDGKKWRPEEGAKFVKLHFYPDETFLLSKIEVESCNGDFSDPITAYINFDEYSQELSTGSTAAVTFDAPKSTRSVTFNFHRNANLCVQKVNFFDDKGSRMKWKGPKVVEASVTASETAKPNLSYDVMNLFDSRYEYAWASDKKGPGVTLDFDFKETQKIKSIKIWNGYQRSDRHCQTNGRLKTATLTGDNGFEEKIEVADIMGPQTIQFSKTFEGKKLKLKVDSIYTGKDYKGLVISEVRFSDGDDWILPNPMEQVKKIAKNNFFQFSAANIDNVLNWSYVGGEYTGDIPTSSNTNVEQPAQTTEAAAEASTGEEQAPEAGLISSNWTLRLRSDGSLFFEGNTTEADGDGQINKSFFALGNYEVKEAKPDGLKLRIFGLVRKMSQREYNEDYYGGDCNGCGRDCNNSQDSENGEKIFQEQILLRKSGNKLFIKNENPGKVFQFATLELVQE from the coding sequence ATGTTCGCTAAATATTCGACTCTATTATTAGGGGCATTGTTCTTTTTTCACTGCGGTAAAAAACTACCTGTTTCCATGATAACTGCCACTTCTATGGATAGCGGTCTGCCATTCGAGATCTTGGACGGAAAAAAATGGAGACCGGAAGAAGGTGCCAAATTCGTTAAACTTCATTTTTATCCGGATGAGACCTTCTTATTATCCAAGATAGAAGTAGAATCCTGCAACGGGGACTTCTCCGATCCTATCACCGCCTATATTAATTTTGATGAATATAGTCAGGAATTATCCACAGGATCTACCGCCGCAGTTACCTTTGACGCGCCTAAAAGTACTCGTTCAGTGACTTTTAACTTTCACAGAAATGCAAATCTATGCGTTCAAAAAGTGAACTTTTTCGACGACAAAGGTTCCAGGATGAAATGGAAGGGCCCAAAGGTGGTAGAAGCTTCCGTAACCGCATCCGAAACCGCGAAACCGAATCTTTCTTATGATGTGATGAACTTATTCGATTCCAGATACGAATATGCTTGGGCTTCCGATAAAAAAGGTCCGGGAGTGACTCTGGATTTCGACTTTAAAGAAACTCAAAAAATAAAATCCATCAAGATCTGGAACGGCTACCAAAGATCGGACAGACATTGCCAGACAAACGGAAGATTAAAAACGGCAACTCTTACAGGTGATAATGGTTTTGAAGAAAAGATAGAAGTAGCGGATATCATGGGGCCTCAGACCATCCAGTTCTCCAAAACTTTCGAAGGTAAAAAATTAAAACTTAAAGTAGATTCTATTTATACGGGAAAAGATTATAAAGGACTTGTGATCAGCGAGGTCCGTTTTTCGGACGGAGATGATTGGATCCTGCCGAATCCGATGGAACAAGTGAAGAAGATCGCAAAAAATAACTTTTTCCAATTCTCCGCGGCTAATATAGATAATGTTCTGAACTGGAGTTATGTGGGAGGAGAATACACCGGAGACATTCCTACTTCTTCCAATACAAACGTGGAACAACCTGCACAAACTACCGAAGCTGCTGCAGAGGCATCTACCGGAGAAGAACAGGCTCCTGAAGCAGGTCTTATTTCTTCTAACTGGACTTTACGTTTAAGATCTGACGGAAGCCTTTTCTTCGAAGGAAATACGACTGAAGCGGACGGGGATGGACAGATCAATAAAAGTTTCTTTGCATTAGGAAATTATGAAGTAAAAGAAGCTAAGCCGGACGGTTTGAAACTTCGTATATTCGGTCTGGTCAGAAAAATGAGCCAAAGAGAATATAACGAAGATTATTACGGAGGGGATTGTAATGGCTGCGGAAGAGACTGTAATAATAGCCAGGATTCCGAAAATGGAGAGAAAATTTTCCAAGAACAGATACTTCTCCGCAAGTCCGGAAATAAACTTTTCATAAAGAATGAAAATCCTGGGAAAGTTTTCCAATTTGCTACTTTGGAATTGGTTCAGGAATAA
- a CDS encoding fatty acid desaturase yields the protein MIAIAERATAQVPTKLYTRLSQKEKSKKIMKWIRFRDRKLRGKFEFLKHQDELGLAITLGSAAGMILFAGLYIAGIIPAWACIVANGVLASILHEVEHDLIHNLYYKDNLKIQNFMFWTVWIFRGNTVSPWYRRMIHTLHHKVSGHKEDIEERLIGNGMKFGLKRFITMMDGNMSFLFQSHTLRREAPKFKRSEITRSSWPYLVIYFHLWYNFLFINLFYIGNELLGKPVEVPAWLDTVRHLLNISAVVYTIPNWIRQTSIQVVSSNMHYYGDVKGLHEQTQVLNRWFLFPLHLFCFNFGSTHGIHHFVVNQPFYLRQAVAPFVHPAMKRYGIRFNDFGSIFRGNRLGKEQALTAA from the coding sequence ATGATCGCCATTGCAGAAAGAGCGACCGCTCAGGTTCCAACCAAACTTTATACTAGATTGTCCCAAAAGGAAAAAAGTAAGAAGATCATGAAATGGATCCGATTCAGGGACAGAAAACTACGTGGTAAATTCGAATTCTTAAAACACCAAGATGAATTAGGTCTTGCGATTACCTTAGGTTCCGCTGCGGGCATGATACTGTTTGCAGGACTTTATATCGCAGGGATCATTCCTGCTTGGGCATGTATCGTAGCCAACGGAGTGCTTGCCTCCATTCTTCACGAAGTCGAACACGACTTAATCCATAATTTATATTATAAGGATAATCTAAAGATCCAAAACTTCATGTTTTGGACGGTTTGGATCTTCCGCGGTAACACAGTGAGCCCTTGGTATAGAAGAATGATCCATACTCTTCATCATAAGGTATCCGGCCATAAAGAAGATATAGAAGAACGTCTCATCGGGAACGGAATGAAATTCGGACTAAAACGTTTTATCACTATGATGGACGGGAATATGTCCTTCTTATTCCAATCTCACACCCTACGCAGAGAGGCCCCTAAGTTTAAAAGAAGTGAGATCACTCGCTCCAGTTGGCCTTACCTTGTGATCTATTTTCATCTCTGGTATAATTTTTTATTCATTAATCTTTTCTATATCGGAAATGAATTGTTGGGAAAACCTGTAGAAGTCCCGGCTTGGTTGGATACTGTCCGCCATCTATTGAATATTTCAGCAGTGGTTTATACCATCCCGAATTGGATCAGACAAACCAGCATCCAAGTCGTTTCTTCTAATATGCATTATTATGGAGATGTGAAAGGACTTCATGAGCAAACTCAAGTGCTGAATCGTTGGTTCTTATTTCCTCTCCATCTATTCTGTTTTAATTTCGGAAGCACTCATGGGATCCATCACTTCGTAGTGAATCAGCCTTTTTATCTCAGACAAGCGGTGGCACCTTTTGTTCACCCTGCTATGAAACGTTATGGGATCAGATTTAATGATTTCGGAAGTATTTTCAGGGGAAATCGTTTGGGTAAAGAGCAAGCCCTAACAGCGGCTTAA
- a CDS encoding DMT family transporter: MQENRLRTYLEFQVSQILISGNVLFAQVLSYSPSLITWGRTLFAATLLGSVLWFRKRPFFFPTKKENWISFSLGVLLAFHWVTFFASAQEATIAVAVLTLFTHPVWTVLLEPLFFPSKIRSLDLGLAVLVLFGMWILVPSFDLENKYLLGVVLGLASSWAMAFRNILTKKYLSGHGSTQVMFHQVTVTCLVLSPVLLFEDLFITPQDWGLIVLLGVFFTAVGHTFYIKSVFKMKVKTAGLLSTVQPVYSAILAWAILHEVPRKEEFIGGTLILFAAALESFRYRKKTE; this comes from the coding sequence ATGCAGGAAAACAGACTTAGAACCTATCTTGAATTCCAAGTTTCCCAAATTTTGATCAGTGGAAACGTATTATTCGCTCAGGTTCTTTCTTATTCCCCTTCTCTAATCACCTGGGGAAGAACATTATTCGCGGCAACCCTACTCGGCTCCGTTCTTTGGTTTAGGAAAAGACCATTCTTCTTCCCCACTAAAAAAGAAAATTGGATCTCATTTTCTTTAGGTGTACTTTTAGCATTTCATTGGGTTACTTTTTTTGCTTCTGCACAAGAAGCTACAATTGCCGTGGCGGTGCTTACACTATTCACTCATCCTGTATGGACAGTATTGCTTGAACCTTTATTCTTTCCTTCTAAGATCAGGAGTTTGGATCTAGGACTCGCAGTCTTAGTTCTATTTGGAATGTGGATACTCGTCCCAAGTTTTGATCTAGAAAATAAATATCTTTTGGGAGTGGTCCTTGGACTTGCATCTTCCTGGGCAATGGCATTCCGGAATATTCTCACTAAAAAATATCTTTCGGGTCATGGATCCACACAAGTCATGTTCCACCAAGTCACCGTTACATGTTTGGTCTTGAGTCCGGTTTTATTATTCGAGGATCTATTCATCACTCCTCAAGATTGGGGATTGATCGTTCTTTTAGGAGTATTTTTCACTGCAGTAGGACATACATTCTATATCAAATCCGTCTTCAAGATGAAGGTGAAAACGGCAGGATTATTATCCACGGTGCAGCCCGTATATTCTGCAATTCTAGCTTGGGCGATCTTACATGAGGTTCCCAGAAAAGAAGAATTTATAGGCGGGACTCTGATCTTATTTGCCGCTGCTCTAGAATCTTTTAGATACAGAAAAAAAACGGAGTAG
- a CDS encoding glycosyl hydrolase family 67 yields MLSLVDGSAPFFLESKEKHQNWSKAPLAHLEKSSLPSKKKHKRVRESFYRYTKRISKLGFNAISLDELCYLSERDFYPEDLKRKIASYRKKYKKLFKIASSQDLKVFITSDFFSINDSILEHTGENLDKIIQLFKKSLEDLFSSFSEISGIVLRIGESDGVDVTGDFRSKLLLKNPKQANSFLKQILPVFEKYNKTLIFRTWTLGAYEIGDLIWNPKTYRKVFQNIKSKSLIISLKYGEGDFFRYLPINPLFFEDDRPKLLELQARREYEGFGEYPSFVGWMYEKYRSELLGKANIAGISVWTQTGGWSSFKNITFLKGSSYWNELNTFVSVQLFTKPERSLEEILNKFYGKKNADLFLEFLQLSENLILHLLYDPGFAGQSFYMHRVRIPPILHITWDKITVSDPFRSLYSYLNPNPKESVRLGEEAFAYLPRMKKISEKLDLPYDSQFQKKTFKLILNARKLLYSENPSLLAESKRLAKEYHKKYPKTFRFQFQASKSKPSWFLGLILKLFLRNRSSYRLRDKILFHPVLRKIYYLVFLGIKNKLPDFINRQGMPVRELLQ; encoded by the coding sequence ATGCTTTCTCTCGTAGATGGATCTGCTCCTTTCTTTCTGGAATCCAAAGAAAAACACCAAAATTGGTCCAAGGCCCCTCTGGCTCATTTAGAGAAGTCATCTCTTCCTTCTAAGAAAAAACATAAAAGAGTCAGAGAATCCTTTTATAGATATACTAAAAGAATTTCTAAATTAGGATTTAACGCTATCAGTTTGGATGAACTGTGTTATCTCTCGGAAAGAGATTTTTACCCTGAAGATCTAAAACGTAAAATCGCATCCTATCGTAAAAAGTATAAAAAACTATTTAAGATCGCTTCTTCCCAGGATCTGAAAGTATTTATCACCAGCGATTTTTTCTCCATCAATGATTCTATTCTGGAACATACAGGTGAAAATCTGGATAAGATCATCCAACTTTTTAAAAAATCTTTAGAAGATCTATTTTCCAGTTTTTCGGAAATTTCCGGAATTGTTCTTAGGATCGGTGAATCGGACGGAGTAGATGTAACGGGAGATTTTAGAAGTAAACTTCTTCTTAAAAACCCTAAACAGGCAAACTCATTCCTAAAACAAATCCTACCCGTTTTCGAAAAATATAATAAAACATTAATATTCAGGACTTGGACATTAGGAGCCTATGAAATTGGGGACTTGATCTGGAATCCTAAAACATATCGTAAAGTATTTCAGAACATCAAAAGTAAATCACTGATCATTTCCTTAAAATATGGAGAAGGTGATTTTTTCAGATATCTTCCTATCAATCCGTTATTTTTCGAAGACGATAGACCTAAACTTCTGGAATTACAAGCCAGAAGAGAATACGAAGGTTTCGGGGAATATCCAAGCTTTGTAGGATGGATGTATGAAAAATACAGATCGGAACTTTTAGGAAAAGCGAATATAGCAGGGATCAGTGTTTGGACGCAAACCGGAGGATGGTCCTCCTTCAAAAATATCACATTTTTAAAAGGTTCTTCTTATTGGAATGAATTGAATACATTCGTTTCCGTTCAGTTGTTCACAAAACCGGAAAGAAGTTTAGAAGAGATACTGAATAAATTTTACGGCAAAAAGAATGCGGATCTATTTTTAGAATTTTTGCAATTAAGTGAAAATTTGATCTTACATCTTTTATACGATCCCGGGTTTGCCGGACAAAGTTTTTATATGCATCGTGTTCGGATCCCCCCGATTCTTCATATCACCTGGGACAAGATCACGGTTTCAGACCCTTTTCGGTCCTTATATTCTTACTTAAATCCGAATCCAAAAGAGTCTGTCCGATTAGGAGAAGAGGCGTTTGCATATCTGCCTCGAATGAAAAAAATTTCTGAAAAACTGGACCTTCCCTATGATTCCCAATTCCAGAAAAAGACATTCAAGCTCATTCTAAACGCAAGAAAACTACTCTACTCCGAAAATCCTTCTCTATTAGCCGAATCCAAAAGGCTTGCAAAAGAGTATCATAAGAAATATCCAAAAACGTTTCGCTTCCAATTCCAGGCCTCCAAGTCCAAACCTTCCTGGTTTTTAGGATTGATACTGAAATTATTTTTAAGGAATAGAAGCAGCTATCGACTACGTGACAAAATCTTATTTCATCCGGTTTTGCGTAAGATCTACTATCTGGTATTTTTAGGGATCAAAAACAAACTTCCCGATTTTATCAACCGCCAGGGGATGCCGGTCCGAGAATTATTACAGTGA
- the lsa20 gene encoding LIC11469 family lipoprotein adhesin Lsa20 — protein sequence MFRKVLLLLFVLSLFSCEKEKSSDPSFSLNLSGKKGGVPVRIDWIYKGFPGEMKIYELASQRPVQLWDTNTVSDLSLAPVSSLIEDSKLVLGPGETRKFALVYKNETKEKLYFFAAPHSVNPPEFGFGFKFKCLCVNHLFQVEPGSVWYRIVEIRTMPNWASDPFQITHTLVRVDPSQAKEWSNSGTHSHSDE from the coding sequence TTGTTTAGAAAAGTTTTACTTCTTCTTTTCGTTTTGAGTTTGTTCTCCTGCGAAAAGGAAAAAAGTTCTGATCCTTCTTTTTCCCTGAATTTATCCGGGAAAAAGGGGGGAGTTCCGGTCCGTATAGATTGGATCTATAAGGGTTTCCCCGGAGAAATGAAAATTTACGAACTGGCTTCCCAGAGGCCGGTACAGCTCTGGGATACAAATACGGTTTCGGACTTAAGCCTGGCTCCGGTTTCCAGTCTGATAGAAGATTCGAAATTAGTTTTGGGTCCGGGAGAAACCAGAAAGTTTGCTTTAGTATATAAGAATGAAACGAAGGAGAAATTGTATTTCTTCGCTGCGCCTCATTCTGTGAATCCGCCCGAATTCGGTTTTGGTTTTAAATTCAAATGTCTTTGTGTGAACCATTTATTCCAAGTGGAACCAGGTTCTGTTTGGTATAGGATCGTAGAGATCCGCACAATGCCGAACTGGGCAAGTGATCCGTTCCAGATCACTCATACTTTGGTGAGAGTGGATCCAAGCCAGGCAAAAGAATGGAGTAATTCAGGAACACATTCCCATTCGGATGAATGA